TCAGTTCATCCAAAACAATTAAAAAGATGTTCATTTCTCCAACACCAGAGGGATCATTTGTTTTTGATCATCACCAAGTGAAGGATTCCGAGAGAATGGTGTTCAATTGGTGATGCCAAAAAGCAGAGACAAGCGCTCTGTGTGCTGAGAAGGACACGGGATGGGTAACCCCAATAAACTACTCAAAACAATATATCCCTTTATTATGATGCTTTGGAATGTAGGCAAGGACATAATCACAGGTGTTCTAAATTAATACTTAAATTTGATGCTGTAAACAATCCAAAATTTGTTTTACAAAATTTGGTACTTTGGGGTAGAATGACCAATATGATTGATTTTGACACTTAATGGAGTTCATGGACTCCTTACAAAGCTAAAGGAACTTTAGTCTTCCTTTATATATCCAATATGCAGAATTTTCTATTACttaccccccaaaaaaaatgcTAACGACTACAAGAAAATTGAGGTTATGCCttcactaaattaataaaacCACTGAACAAGAGAGAACCAGTCTAGCATTCAAatgttaatttatttgattttaaatttcagAAGACAAATGATACAAACAGCAAAGAAAAAGCGAACCTAGAAGCCACACGAACGTTATATTCCTTCCCGGGATGATAAAATTCTGCAAGCCCCCAATCTATTAGTCGAAGTTTCCGCTGCTCATGATCAATCATCAcattatggggcttcacatccCGGTGCATAATACCTTGAGAATGACAATAATCTAATGCCTGCAAAGGATACAGTAATACTTGAATTTTCTGACAAGTGACACCtcaagaaaaaatcaaactGCACGGCATAATATGGAAACAAGCATCATCTCGAAAATGAGAAGAACGAGAAATATGAGATGATTCTGGCCATGACACCTGATACAAATAATAAACAGCATAACAAAGAATATATCTAAGATTTTAATAGTCAAGTCTGTAACAACAGCAGCACCACAAACAACTATGTCATGATCCCAGACTAGTAATTGCCAATAAACATTTTGCTCCATTATAACATGTCTCATTCATATGCCCAATAATTAGTCTTTCAATTCTGTAACATGTTTTTTTCCTTGTACTCTGGAAATCTCATCAAATTACCCAGCAGACCAGAACAATACGAACCTCAGCTGATATTATTACCTATTATACACCCAAACCTCACCAGTCAACAGAAATCTAAGGAAAGTGTCCTTTCCACTCGTAACAGAAAACAAGGAGCTTTCAATTGTACTCCCTCCCATCCCAAGGAACTTGGTCTACTTTAACTTTCATGgagatagaaaataaaatatgtaattgcAGTTTTTTGGTTTTGATAAATCATATTTAGATACATTTTTTTCCTGATAACAGAGATGTCCAGGTCAACTTGCCCATCCATGTCTAGATcatacaacaacatatccaatgTATTCCCACAAGTGGCGTGTAGcgtgtacgcagaccttaccacGTCTAGCTACATTATTATTTGAATATGGAAGACATAATTCGCAGAACAGCTTCAGATGTGAAGAAAGGAGAGTTCAGTTAATGAGATAGTTCAAAAGTCGGGAAATCAGTTTTTCCCACCTAAGGGAAGAATTCAAACTTGAGGAAGATGTctaattcaaaacaaaaatagatCAACCATTATGCACATAATCGTTCTGTGAAATTTGTTCAAAAATAGTGAAATTCCTCATCAAAAATAAGTTTATTATCTCTAGCACTTTGCACAGATCATCTTCAGGTTACATCTTAAAGGAGATTCAAAGGGAGCAGCATCCTGTATAGAAATAATCTAATAGTTAATACTGTAATCTATAGCAACTGCCCATAATCAAtcagaaaaatattggagataCACAAAAAGACATATACTGAGAGGCCTTAAAAATCCACATCAACAGAAAACTTGCCTTCAACAGCTCATAGATGTAATATCTAACGTCAAAGTCAGAAAGAGTTGGATAGAGCACTTTAAAATCTGTGTTATTCACATATTCAAATATAAGACTTGGGGTCTTCGACTGCTGATCTCTGACAATATCAAGTAACTTCACAATATTAGGTCCACCACAAAGATTCTGCAGTATCTTAATCTCACGCTTGATCTGCAGTAAGTGACAATAACAGATAAGTACCAGAGCTAAATAAAGGTGCGAAGATATGCTGTAATAAACAAAAGAGCGTGATTCAGAGTGCCAACAAAAAGGCAAATGCACATAGAACTTGCAGATATATGTCCATCACTCATAAGTAATCAAGAGTTACTACAGTAAGTTGACAGAACAGAACAGTTAAGAGATATACACATGAAAAAACTCATTTGGCTAAAGAATGAAAGATAAAGAAAGTCAAAACCTGGAGATATCTGATGAGCTTGAAGAATATCAATAATCATTACGTAgctcaataataaaaaaacgaAATCACCAACCCTTTTAAAAACTTGAACATTCTAAGAAACTGCTCAGGACAATAGACACAAGGACTTCCAAATTTGAAGAACATCAAAACAAGGCCTCTGTACGTTTAACAAGTTTGGcggaagaaaaacaaaaaaaatatttagggaTGTAGAAATACGACATCAAGGATACTGCAACATTATTGCAGAATGTGGTAAATTAAGCTCCAGGAGGTGCAAGTAGCACCCATTGAGGTTAAAATTAGAGGTCGCATGAGACTGTTTGTGCATTTCATCAACCTCAATAGGCGCCAGTCTCTAGGTGTGAATCATGGTGAGTGGAGACCTAAAATAACATTGAAGGAAGTTCTCTTGAAAGATTTATAAGGTCTTGGAATTCCTATACTCAGCCCCAGCTTGCTCGGGACTGAGGTGTAGTAGTGTGTTGTGGTATATCAATGTCCAGTTAGAATATCATAAACTGATATTGTTGTTAGTTCTGGTTTTTTTTATCTTAGAAAATGAGGTATACAAGCTTCTGTTAAGATCTTTGATGCTTCTCTTATCCAGTTGGATCAAGTTCTTCTTTATCACAAAGCTACTTAGGCTAGCTTGTGGGCACCTTGATAATTCCAGGGGTATCTCCTACCTCCCACCAGCCCTACCTCCCACCAGCACAAAAACTGgataacaaagaaaataaattgttatCTCCTACACTTTCTGATTTAAACCAAACTTACTTCATATATGGAACAAAACAGAAACTAAAACCTGTAAACCAAAATACAACATGAGAATAGATTAATCCTTTAACTACTTGTGTTCGACATCTATTACGGTGTAAAAGACTAAAAGAGGGTGCCTTTCCAAAGCTTAGCAGAAACATGTGACTTAGTAATGATAATACTTCTAGATGTAAGTGGTGGATGATGTATATCATGTTGAGTAAAAGGGGATGTCTCTAAGAAGATATTACCTAATTAGTTCGTGCAACTACAAGGAAAAAAAGTTAAGACTGCAGTAAGTTCACCAAAGCTAACTTAGGGAAAGGACTACAGCTTTGAGAAGCAACTAAAAGATCTACCTGCATGCAGAAAAAGAACCCTCAAAATTCCTTTCTAATTTTTCCACTGCACCTTCTGTTTGGTTTCCAAGTTTGAGTGGTAGACCACATCTTTCAAAACTCAATCATGTCTTTCTTTCTCATATAAGCTGATTCCAACATCATAGGTGAGTATTGTATTTCATTACTTACCCAAAAGAAAGAGTCTACTCTAGTTTACACTCGTATAACGCACAAGCAAATGAAATGTTCTCATCCCTCAAGCTGCAATAGTAGTCGTCCAACAATAGAATTCAGCACCTCACAACGAAAATCCTTAAATTTCTAAAAAGCATAAATTACAAGAATATATAGAACCTAATTAACTAGCTttgaatatatgtatatataaagaagcAAAGAAGGAAAACAACcaacctttttcttcttcactgGCTTAAGGATTTTGATGatgcatttttcattattagtagtGTGAATTCCCTCAAACACCTCGCTATACTTCCCTCTCCCAACTTTCCTTACCACCTCGTAATCATCCTGCTCCCTATATTCCAATCAACAAACACAGAAAACATCAATTCCATCTAAACAGCCTAGAAATCacatataataaacaaaaacaaaaataaatcaacaaatTACCCCCATTGAACAGTTAGGGATTCATAATCCCAATACTCTTTAGGTCGGATCACATTGATATCCGTATAAACCCGGGCCTTTGAAGGCGCGCCGGGACGGCGAATAGATTTTCCAATTTTCTGCGCCAGGGCTTCGGATAGAGTCGCCGACGGTCGgagaagagaaggagaagaCGGCGGCGGCGGCTGCGGAGGAGGAGGTAGAGAAGATGATTTGTGTTTGTGTCGCGTGAGAGATACCGAAGTGTTGGAGGAAAAACGACGGAGCAGAGATgggaagagaagaagagaggtCGCCGGAGAATGAGAGAGGAGGCGGTGGTGGAATGAAAcaatgaagaaatgagaaggCCGTAGGGCCATGAAACGGAGGAGGGTTATATATTTGGGTATAATGGGATTATGCTTCAAGTGGAACCCTCCTCATTGGTTTCTTCGTCTTTGCATCTCATGCGTTTGTCTACACCTAATTCAATCCAACGGCGTCGTATACTAGcatattcttttctttcttttaactACTAGATGTCCGTAGCCCACGTTGAAGTCACGATTAAAATCGAATCGCAAACTATACTTAATAGTATTTCCACTAAAACCGTGTTTGGCATTGCTATTAAAAGATCTAAacaattattttgagaaaaaaacttTGTTGAATAATTATGTATCTCGCAAAATTATATAGAAgcagaaacaaaaaaattactctTATCAAAACTAATTTCATGTatacatatttatcaatatattttttattaattattaacatATCTCATAAGTTtgattaaatttcattttatataataaattttataatttatatatataattactttgtattttacatattattttaagtatgattttatAGAATTAGGAAAAAGATAATAACAATACTTTTGTAAggttgaaaatttaaatatgtacattttaatttaataaaaatatatgtttgattaacttttttatggtagatatttaaaataatttatctataaaataatcttaatattaaaattatattaataattgtcATTTTTCTGTAATTTGACAAGCAAAAacacttttcaaaaaatatcaatCAAATACAATTTActtatgaaaaacatttttcaaataaattaatcaaatacaaattattattatttttcaaaaagcattttttcaaaatttatttaaaataatgctTCTAAAAACAAGTCATTCAGTGTCAAACAGGCTCTAAATAATACTCCCTTCgtccggtattatttgtcatgatttctatttttagagtcaaactataaaaaatttgactaacatttttaagatgtattttttcgtcatattaatatgcaaaaaattgtaatttatagtacttttcatatagttttagaatatctaaatttttttaaaaaaaatattgaattaatgtgatctaatttaactttaaaaattagtcaaattgactttcaaaaagcacaacatgacaaacatttcCGGACAGAGAAATTAAGTAATAACATTAATATTACTACGTACCATTTGAATACATTAAATGTAATGTTTGGGAAATTTATTAGATGTTAAATAGTATTTAATAGCATGAAAATATTGAATGTAATGTTTTGGGAAATATATTAGATGTTAAATACTCTAAATTATCTCTTGATTTTTCAAACTAAACAATTATTTCAATACAGTGGACTAAAGATGAACAAAGGgattaatttttcatttcatttggtTCACAAACTAAGTTATTTTTGTTTCCTTTGATTTGCATATCAAGTTACTTCGATATTATTGTGTTGGATATTTAAGATTAGAGCGTCATTTGTTGTGAGTTATAAGGTATAATAAATCTAGAGATAAATGGAgaattattttatcttgtatttagtTGGAGGTGTACAGTAGTCTTAAGATTATTTATCCTATCCTTTATTGCTTAATGATCAATATACATGATGGAATATAACTTACTTCGGATAATTAGTCCTAGAATAATTTGTTCCCAACCAAACAACCCCTaagtataatattaaattaagaCCTTATTTGGTTGAAGCAATAAATTTATCTTATAGTTCaaccaaataaatttatattttcaaccAAATAAAGTATTTTCTCTATGTCAAAATAAGTGGATTGATAGACCTTTTtccatatttaaaataagttatttgcTCAAAGTTTAAgagatttattaaaaaattcttCTAATTTTTGCTTCTAATTCACATTTTCAAGAaagttatttattcatatttatgattttactttTGAATCACTAATTTCAAGACTAATAAACGGacaaaagtgaaaaatgattttaatttatgttcaaaactttttttttcttaatggaTATGCATTGTATCTTTTGTCCAAATCTAATTTAGATATTTCATCTTATTTCATGAACCAAACAACCCTTTGTAGCTAGGGGTGTTCACGGTTTAGATATAAATCGATTCAAATCGAAAAATCGAactaaattgattttatttgagtttgGTTTTAGATTTTTACAAATCAGTAGtatttgatttggttatgattttattcggaaattttttttgaagaaataacAGAATCAAACCAatgaattatatacatatattttattaatatacatacttaatatattatttttataaacatcTTTAAAGATCTATATGTTTTCATTATAATTACTTATTAAAAGCAAAATGTTCAAATGTTAATGTCTCTTCCTTCTAAGCTAATATACtgaattttaaaactttaatcattataaattttagtgGTCGAAAGTTCAACAAAATTTCAGTcattctaacttttttttttgttttgaatgaattgttgtctctttttcacattttgaatgattttttaaaaaaaaatttatgtatagTTAATCACCGAATaaccaaaccaaatcaaattgAAATCGATAACTACCAAATCAATATtggttttgataattttaaaattgattaagttgattgattttgatttgacCAATAACCAATCAAACCAGCATGTGAACACCTTTACTTGTACATGTATTAAAGAAAACAATACATGCAATATATAGTCTTGgtattatttaatattgtatCCTTCTCATATTAGATGTGCACTTTCTATTTTACACGGCTATGaagaaattattaatatattgatcaacattattattttgccctttattatatattaattagcattttgtaaaatgaaattttaaatttttaaaatttgtttgaaCTTTCAACGTCATATTAATTGGTGTAAAATGAGAAAATCTAGTCATCTATTATAATTTAGTAAGTAATACAAATTTAAGACAAATACTTT
This window of the Solanum pennellii chromosome 2, SPENNV200 genome carries:
- the LOC107011605 gene encoding casein kinase II subunit alpha-like, with translation MALRPSHFFIVSFHHRLLSHSPATSLLLFPSLLRRFSSNTSVSLTRHKHKSSSLPPPPQPPPPSSPSLLRPSATLSEALAQKIGKSIRRPGAPSKARVYTDINVIRPKEYWDYESLTVQWGEQDDYEVVRKVGRGKYSEVFEGIHTTNNEKCIIKILKPVKKKKIKREIKILQNLCGGPNIVKLLDIVRDQQSKTPSLIFEYVNNTDFKVLYPTLSDFDVRYYIYELLKALDYCHSQGIMHRDVKPHNVMIDHEQRKLRLIDWGLAEFYHPGKEYNVRVASRYFKGPELLVDLQDYDYSLDLWSLGCMFAGMIFRKEPFFYGHDNYDQLVKIGKVLGTDELNSYLNKYRLELDPHLAALVGRHSRKPWAKFINSENQHLAVPEAVDFVDKLLRYDHQERPTAKEAMAHPYFYPVRNAESSRTRAH